In bacterium, a single window of DNA contains:
- a CDS encoding sigma-70 family RNA polymerase sigma factor — protein sequence MITDDAILVNMALGGKSEAFDELVRKHRSRVLSVARMLVGTADGAEDVAQQAFMAAFINLRLLQDPASFRPWLMTITRRCAFRRRTVQSRETTELNEAVITSPYHQPDDTEAKARIAEMLAELSARNRKIVVLHYLDGFSCREIGESIGIPPGTVRRILHESRNSLRASSEMMRGASEMAQKKQGPRHMEWSVNGQWPDGMMDSVLRQSICLTINKSGLTPEQIAKRIDANEVYVREALDVLEAEELVAKVGRGRYRTVFVALDAEDRIEISRKIRARSESVADLLTGALPELQAAWESSPKLAQGFDWNTGIWPTLAIMVCNTGIFRNGSVDTGLRPPVHPSSGAHYWAQGRENVTPEYVLWDTGFSVTSARDAPVPSFHHGLFWTHGLPFARPAGHPDRDGMSILRALASGFSDIDSIAQAAGLNTEKVREAAADAIEIKMFRREQDGLALTFPVFTDEDDKAMLPIVDKVCKRLAQEVDWTTRLVDEKFPELGFGHLEEQFCTWRGLLRGSAAAEGLRFLYNRGILPHPGDPAPVNFCMVGWFDQTRLFSYYK from the coding sequence ATGATTACAGACGATGCGATACTTGTGAATATGGCGTTGGGCGGGAAGAGCGAAGCCTTCGATGAGCTTGTCAGGAAGCATCGGTCACGTGTGCTCTCTGTGGCGAGGATGCTGGTGGGGACCGCGGATGGTGCGGAGGATGTGGCACAACAGGCGTTTATGGCTGCGTTCATTAACCTCCGTTTGTTGCAGGATCCGGCCAGCTTCCGACCATGGCTGATGACTATCACTCGCAGATGCGCATTCCGCAGACGGACAGTGCAGTCTCGGGAGACAACCGAGCTTAATGAAGCCGTGATAACGTCTCCATACCATCAGCCGGACGATACGGAGGCTAAAGCCAGGATAGCAGAGATGCTGGCTGAACTCTCCGCACGCAACCGAAAGATCGTAGTTCTGCACTATCTGGACGGCTTTTCCTGCCGGGAGATCGGCGAAAGCATTGGCATTCCGCCGGGCACGGTCAGGCGCATTCTTCATGAATCACGCAATAGTCTCCGGGCATCGTCTGAAATGATGAGAGGTGCAAGTGAGATGGCACAGAAAAAACAGGGACCCAGGCATATGGAATGGTCTGTCAATGGGCAGTGGCCGGATGGAATGATGGACAGCGTTCTGCGTCAGTCGATTTGCCTCACTATAAACAAAAGCGGACTAACCCCTGAGCAGATAGCTAAACGCATAGATGCCAATGAAGTCTATGTGCGCGAGGCGCTGGATGTGCTTGAGGCTGAAGAGCTGGTTGCCAAAGTCGGCAGGGGCAGATACAGAACTGTGTTTGTTGCGCTTGATGCGGAGGACCGGATAGAGATCAGCCGTAAGATTAGGGCAAGGTCGGAGAGTGTTGCGGATTTGCTTACAGGAGCTTTGCCTGAACTGCAAGCTGCTTGGGAGAGTTCTCCAAAACTCGCGCAGGGCTTCGATTGGAATACAGGAATATGGCCTACGCTTGCAATAATGGTATGCAATACGGGGATTTTCCGAAATGGATCGGTCGATACCGGACTTAGACCACCTGTTCATCCGTCAAGTGGAGCGCACTACTGGGCACAGGGCCGCGAAAACGTCACTCCTGAGTATGTGCTTTGGGATACCGGGTTCTCTGTCACTTCAGCCAGAGATGCGCCTGTCCCAAGTTTTCACCACGGGTTGTTCTGGACCCATGGCCTGCCGTTCGCAAGACCTGCAGGTCATCCAGACAGGGACGGGATGTCAATACTCCGCGCCTTGGCGTCAGGATTCAGCGATATTGATTCTATTGCTCAAGCTGCCGGATTGAATACAGAGAAAGTGCGTGAAGCTGCTGCTGATGCGATTGAGATAAAGATGTTTAGACGCGAGCAGGATGGGCTGGCACTCACATTTCCTGTGTTTACCGACGAAGACGACAAGGCGATGCTGCCGATTGTTGACAAGGTTTGCAAGCGGCTTGCGCAGGAAGTGGACTGGACAACAAGACTTGTTGATGAGAAGTTTCCTGAACTCGGCTTCGGTCATCTGGAAGAGCAGTTCTGCACGTGGCGCGGCTTGTTAAGGGGCAGTGCGGCTGCAGAGGGACTTCGGTTCCTCTACAACCGAGGAATCCTGCCACATCCAGGAGACCCGGCACCTGTGAACTTCTGTATGGTGGGCTGGTTTGACCAGACCAGGTTGTTTTCCTATTATAAGTGA